The Parashewanella spongiae genome has a window encoding:
- a CDS encoding VPA1269 family protein, whose protein sequence is MTDLSEKLQKWNDVSDMKLGTDMSVLQQDTRTKAVYNDSRDTVFIDIEALSKVDSFYTTMNDLSLDEHAGRLSHNSESSATKFLFPLTENKLKQVGISSKKEIREHLLNNGGIWDDELSISCGGAFFSSFLINIDATFKNVPPLAAVKWLHHIAVGTVFSPQENFGTLAAKRETNIDTIISSPFYLFLERVAHKYTDKRIERFLKEHTLRELFEQKYIGYEGKRNQFLDYIYMVWSQAKSLYTIVNLCNSNRMICHFPWSFKIKTLQHFPLEMLNAQHPLNYEIEKYLESPEGSALPKGDKSALRKLYRFSFQSMAEIPHDFFLNIFENIRNSTEYNTSTGLKYKTFAKVFETLNVDFPKEKISVNTLKVLTNNNTSRGNPDIVWAKGKIDERIRIIISDWLYLSTNAAISDRINIFLDYLISINENGASVNELSSLRPTLFFDTLEVETLPTFHTYLQSIQKSPVSQRSTWGTILQCLTWCFNKLSMELKHHIQCPMPVVKDIFPMRNDNPKQTSRRAMPSNFYEVLLEVATENDYENSKSTQRISVVNNETGETEIVEFKNIARIIHLLLLVPLRSHQVRWLDEGLLDMMLFDYEQLKYVPNPYKHLKNFRYKDGKSHHEKFGATGVLRASNDNDIESILLFINTNKTTLASARKNGTHGYELNWPAQTGIPNVDKVYEIIQEQMKFNRVYAASPMFTTPVSSVDEDAKKYNISEWDHLPKHVPLFRDIRFSKVSKKVKVDKNSDTENLYLPPSSDAVRKVFYNLLDIADKRYKEYYPEYKNRNVAYDSNGNRIFDVHTLRVYGITSLLEQGLSVDTVQALVGHATSVMTIYYKKLLSEEYRRQLFVAKSQNGMANLNTKRFLDKEGNDLIAIFDVANDFEDIDEVHHPKNFHHGMPIILNGGVCFGFNCDEGRVSIKITKHGESQVIEANEYQRCGLCRFFKSGPEFLLEQIYYYNLVGSKISEFIDKRARLIQQSKERYNSKDSECAQIASHQINFRIDDTNLELAKLIQERERREHLLNASLEKAQIKNSLKNLLPSLCDSTEVRVEDTKNLILDNDLEKHMEIATQGMILGIDGDEETIPMRELQKLYNKLADITKSPNALLYVPDDDVKRAAILYKIQQVTEIIGRTFTNEEYENPQLLLDKLQLDTSERIGLALSEFDKNSIISIGEK, encoded by the coding sequence GTGACGGATTTAAGTGAAAAGCTACAAAAGTGGAACGATGTATCTGATATGAAACTAGGTACAGATATGTCCGTATTACAACAAGATACAAGAACGAAGGCTGTATATAACGATTCTCGTGATACTGTATTTATTGACATTGAAGCGTTGTCGAAAGTTGATTCGTTTTACACCACCATGAATGATTTGTCGCTAGATGAGCATGCGGGAAGACTTTCGCACAATAGCGAAAGTAGTGCAACAAAGTTTTTATTTCCACTAACAGAGAATAAATTAAAACAAGTTGGTATATCGTCAAAGAAGGAAATAAGAGAGCATCTACTTAATAACGGTGGCATTTGGGACGACGAGCTTTCCATTTCTTGTGGTGGCGCATTTTTTTCTAGTTTTCTAATCAATATCGATGCCACATTCAAAAACGTGCCGCCATTGGCAGCTGTGAAGTGGCTGCATCATATAGCAGTTGGCACTGTATTCTCCCCTCAGGAAAATTTTGGTACATTAGCAGCCAAACGAGAAACCAATATCGATACAATTATATCATCCCCATTTTATTTGTTTTTGGAAAGGGTTGCGCATAAATACACTGATAAACGTATCGAGCGTTTTTTGAAAGAGCACACATTGCGAGAGCTTTTTGAACAAAAATATATTGGTTATGAGGGTAAGCGGAATCAATTCTTAGACTATATATACATGGTTTGGTCGCAGGCAAAGAGTCTATACACAATAGTTAACCTCTGTAATTCAAATCGAATGATATGTCATTTTCCTTGGTCATTCAAAATAAAAACATTACAGCATTTCCCCCTAGAAATGCTCAACGCTCAGCATCCGCTAAACTATGAAATAGAGAAGTACCTAGAAAGCCCTGAAGGTAGCGCACTCCCTAAAGGTGATAAGTCTGCATTAAGAAAGCTTTATCGGTTTTCATTCCAATCAATGGCCGAAATCCCCCATGACTTTTTTTTAAATATATTTGAGAATATTCGCAATTCAACAGAATACAATACGTCTACTGGGCTAAAATACAAAACCTTTGCAAAGGTATTTGAAACACTCAACGTAGATTTCCCTAAAGAGAAAATCTCTGTTAACACTTTAAAAGTCCTAACTAACAACAATACTAGCCGAGGAAACCCTGACATTGTGTGGGCAAAAGGAAAGATTGATGAAAGAATTCGCATCATAATAAGTGATTGGTTGTATCTAAGCACCAACGCTGCAATTTCAGATCGCATAAATATATTTCTTGATTATTTGATTTCAATTAACGAGAACGGTGCATCAGTAAACGAATTATCTTCTCTCAGACCTACGCTTTTTTTTGATACTCTTGAAGTGGAAACACTACCAACATTCCACACTTATTTACAATCTATTCAGAAAAGCCCCGTATCACAAAGAAGCACTTGGGGGACAATCTTGCAGTGCTTAACTTGGTGTTTCAACAAACTCTCTATGGAGTTAAAACACCATATACAATGTCCCATGCCCGTCGTAAAAGATATTTTTCCTATGCGCAATGATAATCCAAAACAAACTTCACGACGTGCTATGCCATCAAATTTTTATGAAGTCCTTCTTGAAGTTGCTACAGAAAATGACTATGAAAACTCAAAAAGCACTCAGCGGATTTCTGTTGTTAACAACGAAACTGGCGAAACAGAAATAGTCGAGTTCAAAAATATAGCTAGAATCATCCATTTATTACTTCTTGTGCCGTTGCGATCTCATCAAGTGCGCTGGTTAGATGAAGGGCTTCTCGATATGATGCTATTCGACTATGAACAATTGAAGTATGTGCCCAACCCATATAAACATCTAAAGAACTTTCGATACAAGGACGGTAAGAGTCATCACGAGAAATTCGGGGCTACGGGAGTATTAAGAGCAAGCAACGATAATGATATTGAATCCATTTTGTTGTTTATTAACACAAACAAAACAACCCTCGCATCTGCCCGAAAAAACGGTACACATGGTTATGAGCTAAATTGGCCTGCGCAAACTGGCATACCTAACGTTGATAAGGTTTATGAAATTATTCAAGAGCAGATGAAGTTTAACCGTGTCTATGCGGCATCACCGATGTTCACAACGCCTGTCAGCAGTGTTGATGAAGATGCCAAAAAATACAATATAAGTGAATGGGATCATTTACCTAAACATGTACCGCTCTTCCGAGACATTAGGTTTAGCAAAGTATCTAAAAAGGTCAAGGTTGATAAAAACAGTGACACAGAAAACCTTTATCTACCGCCATCCTCAGATGCCGTTCGAAAGGTATTTTACAATCTGCTTGACATTGCTGATAAACGATACAAGGAATATTACCCCGAGTACAAAAATCGAAATGTCGCATACGATAGCAACGGTAATCGTATTTTCGATGTCCATACCCTACGAGTGTACGGCATAACCTCTCTTTTAGAACAGGGGTTGTCTGTAGATACAGTTCAAGCTCTAGTGGGACATGCTACTTCAGTTATGACGATTTATTACAAAAAGCTACTATCTGAAGAATATAGAAGACAGTTGTTCGTGGCTAAGTCTCAAAACGGCATGGCCAATTTAAACACGAAGCGATTTTTAGATAAAGAAGGTAATGATTTAATTGCTATTTTTGATGTAGCTAATGACTTTGAGGACATAGACGAGGTACATCATCCGAAGAATTTCCATCATGGTATGCCAATAATCTTGAACGGGGGGGTATGCTTTGGTTTTAACTGTGATGAAGGAAGGGTTTCAATAAAAATAACTAAGCATGGGGAATCTCAAGTTATAGAGGCCAATGAATATCAAAGATGTGGGTTGTGTCGTTTTTTCAAGTCAGGGCCAGAGTTTTTATTAGAACAGATTTATTATTATAACCTTGTTGGCTCGAAGATATCAGAATTTATAGATAAGCGGGCAAGATTAATCCAACAGTCAAAAGAAAGATATAATAGTAAAGATTCTGAATGCGCTCAGATCGCTTCGCATCAGATCAATTTTAGGATTGATGATACAAACCTCGAACTTGCCAAGCTCATTCAAGAACGAGAAAGAAGAGAACATCTTCTTAATGCCTCATTAGAAAAAGCCCAAATAAAAAATTCTCTCAAAAACCTTTTACCTTCCCTCTGCGATAGCACAGAAGTGCGGGTTGAAGATACAAAAAACCTTATTCTTGATAATGACCTCGAAAAACACATGGAGATTGCGACACAAGGTATGATCCTTGGTATTGATGGTGACGAAGAAACTATCCCAATGAGAGAATTACAAAAACTATACAACAAGCTAGCAGACATAACTAAGTCGCCCAATGCGTTGCTGTATGTACCTGATGATGATGTGAAGCGTGCTGCGATACTGTACAAGATACAACAGGTTACTGAAATTATAGGTCGTACATTCACAAATGAAGAATATGAAAACCCTCAATTACTTTTAGATAAATTGCAGTTAGATACTTCTGAAAGAATTGGATTAGCACTTAGTGAGTTTGATAAAAATAGTATCATATCTATTGGAGAGAAATGA
- a CDS encoding tyrosine-type recombinase/integrase: MKLKRTSIYRIEYYKTKQFPNKKFPICYFCDGSVSPSLIAFCKMQIEIGGGSNRALRRIIIVVARIYHFYLTQKQKHTEWQEEPTRLFLSYFSARLHGTITSKSDETGLFYQPVKYDTASNEIKCFEKFHEWCARYLNVVNDRDYIGSLTKTYTQEQKKSKFSLLAHLDDGKSKTDNSGSKWVTRQRQEFQQDNFSLNGHNYKAFPHNSIFEFIDSQTNINFKAAMLLQAFTGLRASEVLHILITDIVPKNRGGYEVIVSHPVNGNTYYPLSKQAIRRKDLLHKFAVQAKSHVGLGDTDIEFLEHMRPRVDLENKYNLEWKGMTFPNVDYNPKFGYTLNWSSDAAHREFSRLVHKLQAQARRNHPYLLITQSSGMPLTLSNYTNTFRYKSKKILTFEIGPHSLRHFCGEFCANALNMSVDQTKDILRHASVDSTNKYYKKSKQKIRSEILQLHGEGDGRDLSWEELKHKLNEGWC, translated from the coding sequence ATGAAACTTAAACGCACATCGATATATAGAATCGAATATTATAAAACCAAACAGTTTCCCAATAAAAAGTTTCCGATCTGCTATTTTTGTGATGGCTCGGTTTCTCCATCGCTAATTGCTTTTTGTAAGATGCAAATTGAAATTGGGGGTGGTAGTAATCGAGCATTAAGACGGATCATCATTGTAGTTGCAAGAATCTATCATTTTTATTTGACGCAAAAACAAAAACACACGGAGTGGCAAGAAGAACCTACAAGGCTTTTTCTATCATATTTTTCTGCGAGATTGCATGGAACAATAACATCCAAGAGCGATGAGACTGGTTTATTTTATCAACCCGTTAAATATGATACTGCAAGCAACGAGATCAAGTGCTTTGAAAAATTTCACGAATGGTGCGCTAGGTATCTAAATGTTGTAAATGACCGTGATTATATCGGCTCATTAACAAAGACTTATACGCAAGAACAAAAAAAATCAAAATTTAGCCTGTTAGCACACTTAGACGATGGTAAATCTAAAACTGACAACAGCGGTTCAAAATGGGTTACTCGACAACGACAAGAGTTTCAACAAGATAACTTTTCGCTGAATGGTCATAACTATAAAGCATTCCCACATAATTCCATTTTTGAGTTCATCGATAGTCAAACAAATATAAATTTTAAAGCAGCTATGCTACTTCAAGCCTTTACTGGCTTAAGAGCTAGTGAAGTGCTTCATATTCTAATCACAGATATCGTGCCTAAAAATAGAGGAGGCTATGAGGTAATAGTAAGTCACCCCGTTAACGGAAATACATATTACCCCCTATCAAAACAGGCTATCCGTAGAAAAGATTTGCTCCACAAGTTTGCAGTGCAAGCTAAATCACATGTGGGTTTAGGTGATACTGACATCGAATTTCTTGAACACATGAGGCCTAGAGTTGATCTAGAAAATAAGTACAATTTGGAATGGAAAGGGATGACTTTCCCTAATGTCGATTACAATCCTAAATTCGGATATACGTTGAACTGGTCAAGTGACGCTGCCCATAGGGAATTTTCGAGACTAGTACATAAGCTACAAGCTCAAGCGAGGCGTAATCACCCATACTTATTAATAACTCAAAGTTCGGGCATGCCTCTCACACTTAGCAATTACACGAACACATTTCGATATAAATCAAAAAAGATACTTACATTTGAGATAGGGCCACACTCGCTGCGGCATTTTTGCGGAGAATTTTGTGCTAACGCCCTCAATATGTCAGTAGATCAAACTAAAGACATTCTTCGTCATGCATCAGTGGATTCAACTAATAAATATTATAAAAAATCGAAGCAAAAAATACGTTCTGAAATACTACAACTACACGGTGAGGGTGATGGTAGAGATCTAAGCTGGGAAGAACTAAAACATAAACTTAACGAGGGGTGGTGTTAA
- the yfaE gene encoding class I ribonucleotide reductase maintenance protein YfaE, translating into MRVSSKTLIFKKPPIVRLKGQPVLLFDKQPTLLDALEQKEVEIFSECRSGFCGSCKTKMISGSVTYVQEPLAALEEDECLPCCCVPVTDLDLELPLHQHEALAIEQ; encoded by the coding sequence ATGAGAGTGAGTTCGAAGACTTTGATCTTTAAGAAACCCCCTATCGTCAGATTAAAAGGGCAGCCTGTATTATTATTTGATAAGCAGCCTACTTTGCTTGATGCATTAGAACAAAAAGAAGTCGAAATTTTTTCAGAATGTCGAAGTGGTTTTTGTGGTTCCTGTAAGACTAAAATGATATCGGGAAGTGTCACTTACGTCCAAGAACCATTAGCTGCATTAGAAGAAGACGAATGTTTACCTTGCTGTTGTGTTCCAGTCACAGATTTAGATCTAGAACTACCACTGCACCAACACGAAGCACTCGCCATTGAGCAGTAA
- a CDS encoding group II intron maturase-specific domain-containing protein, whose product MNEFDFLGFNFQRITGLIKGTSYIKIQASKKSQTKLKNKLRDIVKHRTSNTLGVLINKVNQVLRGWKHYFAGIGYPRGVFFRINGFVVNRFYRWHRRLSQRRSKYLSRGAYEKLRQAGLEYLPTTR is encoded by the coding sequence ATGAATGAGTTTGATTTCCTCGGTTTTAACTTTCAACGGATCACAGGCCTCATCAAAGGCACCAGTTACATTAAGATACAGGCGTCTAAGAAGAGCCAAACAAAGCTGAAAAATAAACTCAGAGACATAGTGAAGCATCGAACCTCAAATACACTTGGCGTACTGATAAATAAAGTTAATCAAGTTCTGAGGGGATGGAAACACTATTTTGCTGGGATAGGTTATCCCAGAGGTGTATTTTTCAGAATAAATGGATTTGTAGTAAACCGGTTCTATCGCTGGCATCGTCGCTTAAGTCAACGTCGAAGCAAGTATCTATCACGAGGTGCTTACGAAAAATTACGCCAAGCTGGTCTTGAGTATTTACCCACGACAAGATGA
- a CDS encoding reverse transcriptase domain-containing protein, translated as MLKDNGKTRKLGIPIISDRIVQMAMTIVMQPVYEPHLHEHSYGYRPCRSAQQAVKVIEMSLKQGYQHVLDADLSAYFDTIPHAKLMTKIERRISDSSFLSLLKSFIKAPISIETVNGKWRIEASRCGTPQGGVISPLLANIYLNDFCLKIHEKTPCKIVTYADDFVVLHKQTYTQEQLD; from the coding sequence ATACTCAAAGACAACGGCAAAACGCGGAAACTTGGGATCCCGATAATCAGTGACAGAATTGTGCAAATGGCGATGACAATAGTGATGCAACCCGTCTACGAACCTCATTTACATGAACACAGTTATGGCTACCGTCCATGTCGAAGCGCCCAGCAAGCGGTAAAAGTCATTGAAATGAGCCTAAAACAAGGCTATCAGCACGTACTCGATGCTGACTTGAGCGCCTATTTCGATACCATTCCGCACGCTAAGTTGATGACAAAAATAGAAAGGCGAATAAGCGACAGCAGCTTTCTGAGTTTACTGAAAAGCTTTATCAAAGCGCCCATCAGCATAGAGACGGTCAACGGGAAATGGCGAATAGAAGCAAGCCGATGTGGCACTCCACAAGGCGGAGTTATCTCTCCACTACTGGCTAACATCTATCTCAACGATTTCTGTTTGAAAATACACGAAAAAACACCGTGTAAAATCGTTACCTATGCAGATGATTTTGTTGTACTTCATAAGCAAACCTACACACAAGAGCAACTGGACTGA
- a CDS encoding ISKra4 family transposase translates to MKLAYSNSLEFSFFSEAKLKFERIISHLEDKQVKQESHGEVEAYIDTEGTELLRCLLQGFLDIKTAEEPRQQVCSNRDIALNYLKNNCKRNLESLFGTVTMHRKGYSQRRCDSVFPMDGELNLSKDKYSDGVRLRLATEAVKGSYDDAVSSIDTTTGAHVPKRQARQIVQDIAQDFDGFYLQQRYLKPENTSDLLVLTMDGKGIVMQPNSLREGTQKAAKQQKLKGRLSAGEKKDRKRMAEVAAVYTTKPLHRTPESIMSRNDNSNVRPLRVPPRNKRVWASVERSAATVIEEAFLEALERDPTQSRQWVVLVDGHPHQLKQIYRVMKKLNINATVVMDFIHVLEYLWKAAWCLFEKDDPEVEDWIENRATEILRGNASQVAKGLGISATKRKLKQREGINKCIGYLLKNKSRLEYGKALEQGFPIASGVIEGACRHLINDRLDITGARWSLEGAEAILKLRSLRSSGDIEKYWEYHKKQSKQRLYRCG, encoded by the coding sequence ATGAAACTAGCATACTCAAACTCACTCGAATTTTCATTCTTTTCTGAAGCCAAATTGAAATTTGAGCGTATTATTTCGCACCTCGAAGACAAACAAGTTAAGCAAGAGAGCCATGGAGAAGTTGAAGCCTATATCGATACCGAAGGAACTGAGTTGTTGCGGTGTTTATTGCAGGGTTTCTTAGATATCAAAACCGCTGAAGAGCCCCGTCAGCAAGTTTGTTCCAACCGTGACATTGCATTGAATTATTTGAAAAATAACTGCAAACGAAACTTAGAAAGTTTATTTGGTACCGTAACGATGCATCGAAAAGGTTACAGTCAACGTCGGTGTGATAGCGTGTTTCCAATGGATGGTGAGCTGAATCTTTCGAAAGATAAATACTCTGATGGTGTACGCCTAAGACTCGCTACAGAAGCAGTCAAAGGCTCATATGATGATGCAGTAAGCTCAATAGATACCACCACAGGTGCGCACGTGCCCAAGCGACAAGCAAGGCAAATTGTGCAGGATATTGCACAAGATTTTGATGGTTTTTATCTCCAGCAGAGATACCTTAAGCCAGAAAATACATCTGATTTACTGGTATTGACTATGGATGGAAAAGGCATCGTTATGCAACCTAATAGCTTGAGAGAGGGCACGCAAAAAGCAGCGAAACAACAGAAGCTCAAAGGACGCCTAAGTGCTGGAGAAAAAAAAGACCGCAAACGAATGGCAGAAGTTGCAGCGGTATACACCACCAAGCCTTTGCATCGTACCCCAGAATCAATCATGTCTAGAAACGATAATTCAAATGTTCGTCCATTACGTGTGCCACCAAGAAATAAACGTGTGTGGGCAAGCGTAGAAAGAAGCGCTGCGACTGTGATTGAAGAAGCATTTTTAGAAGCTCTGGAACGAGACCCTACTCAAAGCCGTCAGTGGGTTGTACTCGTTGATGGTCATCCTCATCAGCTAAAACAAATTTATCGGGTGATGAAGAAACTCAACATCAATGCAACGGTGGTCATGGATTTCATCCATGTGCTTGAATATCTCTGGAAAGCGGCGTGGTGCTTATTTGAAAAAGATGATCCAGAAGTCGAAGATTGGATAGAAAATCGAGCGACTGAAATCTTACGAGGTAATGCGTCACAAGTAGCAAAAGGCCTTGGGATCAGTGCAACAAAACGGAAATTAAAACAACGAGAAGGCATTAATAAGTGCATCGGTTATCTATTGAAAAATAAATCAAGATTAGAATACGGTAAAGCGTTAGAGCAAGGTTTCCCAATTGCTAGCGGTGTCATTGAGGGAGCTTGTCGTCATCTGATTAATGATAGGTTGGATATCACTGGAGCGAGATGGAGCCTTGAAGGTGCAGAAGCTATATTAAAACTTAGGTCGTTAAGATCGAGTGGTGATATTGAAAAGTATTGGGAGTATCACAAAAAGCAATCCAAACAGAGGTTATACAGATGTGGATAA
- a CDS encoding cell division protein ZapC: MLLMPKKDWQWQYDYVNDVLSLSLGSELEFLTSYKKKQLIPDACSKMVFDLEHANFYIEMIDRLQNVLTITEAGLVQIALNATAAHFMLKPQMPKSWFFEASNTCVYSEHGKVFELKLEHNNERVLVLAIERGLQATLVMILSPESVLSSGKVLRQFDTIKVMHDRLRPLKSKRQIAAA; encoded by the coding sequence ATGCTACTTATGCCAAAAAAGGACTGGCAATGGCAATATGATTATGTAAATGATGTATTAAGTTTATCTCTTGGTTCTGAATTAGAATTTTTAACTTCTTATAAGAAAAAACAACTAATTCCAGATGCTTGTTCAAAAATGGTTTTTGATTTAGAACATGCAAACTTTTATATTGAGATGATCGATCGTTTACAAAATGTTTTGACCATCACGGAAGCTGGTCTGGTTCAAATCGCTTTAAATGCGACAGCTGCACATTTTATGTTAAAGCCTCAAATGCCAAAGTCTTGGTTTTTTGAAGCTTCAAATACGTGTGTCTACAGTGAGCATGGTAAAGTTTTTGAATTAAAGCTTGAACATAACAACGAACGTGTTTTAGTACTTGCAATTGAGCGAGGCTTACAGGCCACGTTAGTGATGATATTATCACCAGAGAGCGTTTTATCATCTGGTAAGGTGTTGAGACAGTTTGATACGATCAAAGTGATGCACGATCGTTTAAGACCACTTAAATCTAAAAGACAAATTGCAGCTGCATAA
- the pyrD gene encoding quinone-dependent dihydroorotate dehydrogenase, with amino-acid sequence MLYTLAQKFMFSMDAEQAHNFAINNLRKTANSPLNCFYRQTLPSAPVKVMGIDFPNPVGLAAGLDKNGEAIDAFSAMGFGFVEVGTVTPRPQPGNEKPRLFRIESKQAIINRMGFNNHGVDNLVKNLTEKKSDIIVGVNIGKNKDTPVEQGKEDYLICMDKVYPYASYITVNISSPNTPDLRSLQFGDLLDDLLSTLKERQKELTDKYNKYVPLTLKIAPDLNDNEIKQIAESLIKFKFDGVIATNTTLSRDAVKGLKNSEESGGLSGQPVAASSTKVISKLSTELKGLLPIIGVGGISSGKDAIDKFKAGSSLVQIYTGFIYQGPKLVSDIINSYIKS; translated from the coding sequence ATGCTTTATACACTCGCTCAAAAATTTATGTTTTCTATGGATGCTGAGCAAGCACATAATTTTGCAATTAATAATCTTCGTAAAACCGCGAACTCTCCATTAAACTGCTTTTATCGACAAACTTTGCCATCGGCACCTGTTAAAGTAATGGGAATTGATTTCCCTAATCCAGTCGGTTTAGCAGCAGGTCTTGATAAAAATGGTGAAGCCATTGATGCATTTTCAGCAATGGGTTTTGGATTTGTAGAAGTTGGCACAGTGACACCTCGTCCACAGCCAGGAAATGAAAAGCCTAGATTATTTAGAATTGAATCTAAACAAGCAATAATTAATCGAATGGGTTTTAATAATCATGGTGTTGATAATTTAGTTAAAAATTTGACAGAAAAAAAGTCTGACATTATTGTTGGAGTTAATATTGGAAAAAATAAAGATACCCCAGTTGAACAGGGTAAAGAAGATTATTTAATCTGTATGGATAAAGTTTATCCTTATGCATCTTATATAACCGTAAATATTTCTTCACCTAATACACCTGATTTACGTTCATTACAGTTTGGCGATTTATTAGATGATTTATTAAGCACTCTTAAAGAAAGACAAAAAGAATTAACAGATAAATATAATAAATATGTGCCTTTGACTTTAAAGATCGCACCAGATTTAAATGATAATGAAATTAAACAAATTGCTGAATCTTTAATTAAATTTAAATTTGATGGCGTTATAGCTACAAATACAACTTTGTCTCGTGACGCCGTTAAAGGTTTGAAAAACTCAGAAGAGAGTGGCGGACTTAGTGGTCAGCCAGTAGCGGCATCTTCTACAAAAGTTATCTCAAAGCTTTCGACTGAATTAAAGGGTTTGTTACCCATAATTGGTGTTGGTGGAATATCATCAGGCAAAGATGCAATTGATAAATTCAAAGCTGGATCAAGCTTAGTTCAAATCTATACAGGATTTATTTATCAAGGTCCTAAATTAGTTAGTGATATTATAAATTCATATATTAAAAGTTAA